A portion of the Pseudomonas koreensis genome contains these proteins:
- a CDS encoding MaoC family dehydratase, with protein sequence MPYVPVAELKDYVGKELGRSQWLTIDQERINLFAEATGDFQFIHVDPVKAAQTPFGSTIAHGFLSLSLMPKLMEDILVLPEGVKMVVNYGLDSVRFIQPVKVDSKVRLKVDMVEVTEKKPGQWLLKATATLEIEGSDKPAYIAEPLSLCFV encoded by the coding sequence ATGCCCTATGTTCCCGTTGCAGAGCTCAAAGATTATGTCGGCAAGGAACTTGGACGTTCCCAATGGCTCACCATCGACCAGGAGCGCATCAACCTGTTCGCCGAAGCCACCGGTGATTTTCAGTTCATTCACGTCGATCCGGTCAAGGCCGCGCAAACGCCATTCGGCAGCACGATTGCCCACGGTTTCCTGTCGCTGTCGCTGATGCCGAAACTGATGGAAGACATCCTCGTACTGCCGGAAGGCGTGAAGATGGTCGTCAACTACGGCCTGGACAGCGTGCGTTTCATCCAGCCGGTCAAGGTCGATTCGAAAGTCCGATTGAAGGTCGACATGGTCGAAGTCACCGAGAAAAAACCCGGCCAGTGGCTGCTGAAAGCGACCGCGACACTGGAGATAGAGGGCTCGGACAAACCGGCCTATATCGCCGAGCCGCTGTCGCTCTGCTTCGTCTGA
- a CDS encoding C13 family peptidase — protein sequence MRSIARLAPLALTLMLTACGDGESLLPPDARLPDGGRYRGELVDGLLQGQGRVDYPNGSWYAGEFDKGQWHGQGEWHGSNGEVYRGQFQQGLFDGQGSLSTNASNYTGGFKQGRRDGEGTLKENGMTYRGEFKADQYSGLGRLEMDDGSSYQGQFAHGKPNGEGQRGDASGNSFTGHFVNGQLEGNGTYNSADGDIYVGGFKNNQLHGKGRYENADGDVWLGQFKEGALTGKGELIGADGSHYIGVFNDWRFTGQGRLNLADGSFYVGGFDNDSYSGRGTLVLTDGSVLSGTWINGQRVRDADGKLLPDTLELGLLAQGRLLDEALAAIPASTPAVELYTLTLGGDGKQSVFLRESDYVANMLNTRFGAFGQIRLVNHRDHLGDRPMATRENLRRAAQALAERSGPEDLLFIYLTSHGTAEHELVLDQPRMELADLPADELAAVLAPLKHRDKVIVISSCYSGGFIPALKDERTLIMTASRADRVSFGCSEEANFTYFGDALFAQALNQTDDLEQAFKLAKATVAERELADGFEASEPQIWAPKTVLSHWQLLRKQQARKALQSSALNDAATKGN from the coding sequence ATGCGCTCAATCGCTCGACTTGCACCCCTTGCCCTGACCCTGATGCTCACCGCTTGCGGCGACGGTGAATCGCTGTTGCCGCCGGATGCGCGCCTGCCCGATGGCGGACGTTATCGGGGTGAACTGGTCGACGGCTTGCTGCAAGGTCAGGGCCGGGTCGACTACCCCAACGGCAGCTGGTACGCCGGGGAGTTCGACAAGGGGCAGTGGCACGGTCAAGGCGAATGGCATGGCAGCAATGGCGAGGTTTATCGCGGCCAGTTCCAGCAAGGTCTGTTCGACGGCCAAGGCAGCCTGAGTACCAATGCCAGCAACTACACCGGCGGCTTCAAGCAGGGGCGGCGCGATGGCGAAGGCACGCTGAAAGAAAATGGCATGACCTATCGCGGTGAATTCAAGGCTGACCAGTATTCCGGACTCGGTCGCCTGGAAATGGACGACGGCAGCTCCTATCAAGGCCAGTTCGCCCATGGCAAACCCAACGGTGAAGGCCAGCGCGGCGATGCCAGCGGCAATTCGTTCACGGGTCATTTCGTCAACGGTCAACTGGAAGGCAACGGCACTTACAACAGTGCCGACGGCGATATCTACGTCGGTGGATTCAAGAATAATCAACTGCACGGCAAGGGCCGCTACGAAAATGCGGACGGCGACGTCTGGCTCGGCCAGTTCAAGGAAGGCGCGCTGACCGGCAAGGGCGAACTGATCGGCGCTGACGGCAGCCATTACATCGGTGTGTTCAACGACTGGCGTTTTACCGGGCAGGGCCGTTTGAACCTGGCCGACGGCAGCTTCTACGTCGGCGGTTTCGACAACGACAGCTATTCCGGCCGCGGTACTCTGGTGCTGACCGATGGCAGCGTGCTCAGTGGCACCTGGATCAATGGCCAGCGTGTGCGCGATGCTGACGGCAAATTGCTGCCCGACACCCTCGAACTCGGTTTGCTCGCCCAGGGTCGTCTGCTCGACGAGGCGCTGGCGGCGATTCCCGCCTCGACCCCGGCAGTCGAGCTGTACACCCTGACCCTCGGTGGCGACGGCAAGCAGAGCGTGTTCCTGCGCGAGTCCGACTACGTCGCCAACATGCTCAACACACGCTTCGGCGCTTTCGGCCAGATCCGTCTGGTCAACCATCGCGATCATCTCGGCGACCGGCCGATGGCCACCCGCGAGAACCTGCGCCGTGCCGCGCAGGCTCTGGCCGAACGCAGCGGTCCGGAAGATCTGCTGTTCATCTATCTGACCAGCCACGGCACCGCCGAACATGAACTGGTGCTCGATCAGCCGCGCATGGAACTGGCTGACCTGCCAGCCGATGAGCTCGCCGCGGTGCTTGCGCCGCTGAAGCATCGCGACAAGGTCATCGTGATTTCTTCGTGCTACTCCGGCGGCTTCATCCCGGCACTGAAGGACGAACGTACATTGATCATGACCGCCTCGCGTGCAGATCGGGTGTCGTTCGGCTGTTCGGAAGAAGCCAATTTCACTTACTTCGGCGACGCCCTGTTCGCCCAGGCGCTGAACCAGACCGACGATCTGGAACAGGCTTTCAAACTGGCCAAAGCCACTGTCGCCGAACGCGAACTGGCCGACGGTTTCGAAGCCTCGGAGCCGCAGATCTGGGCACCGAAGACCGTGCTGTCGCACTGGCAACTGCTGCGTAAACAGCAAGCGCGCAAAGCTTTGCAAAGCAGCGCATTGAACGACGCGGCGACAAAAGGCAACTAA
- the ubiX gene encoding flavin prenyltransferase UbiX, whose amino-acid sequence MNTFSQAGGPERITLAMTGASGAQYGLRLLDCLVREDREVHFLISKAAQLVMATETDVSLPNKPQMMQAFLTEYTGAAAGQIRVYGKEDWMSPVASGSGAPAAMVVVPCSTGTLSAIATGACNNLIERAADVTLKERRQLILVPREAPYSSIHLEHMLKLSNLGVTILPASPGFYHQPQTIDDLIDFVVARILNLLGIPQDMLPRWGEHHLSSDD is encoded by the coding sequence ATGAACACTTTTTCCCAGGCCGGCGGCCCGGAACGCATCACCCTGGCGATGACCGGCGCCTCGGGCGCGCAGTACGGTTTGCGCCTGCTTGATTGTCTGGTACGCGAAGATCGCGAAGTGCACTTCCTGATCTCCAAGGCCGCGCAACTAGTGATGGCCACCGAGACCGATGTCTCCCTGCCGAACAAACCCCAGATGATGCAGGCGTTTCTGACCGAATACACCGGCGCCGCCGCCGGACAGATTCGGGTGTACGGCAAGGAAGACTGGATGTCGCCGGTGGCCTCCGGCTCCGGTGCGCCGGCGGCGATGGTGGTGGTGCCGTGTTCGACCGGCACGCTATCGGCGATTGCCACCGGCGCCTGCAACAACCTCATCGAGCGCGCGGCCGATGTCACACTGAAAGAGCGCCGCCAGTTGATTCTGGTGCCGCGCGAGGCGCCGTACTCGAGCATTCATCTGGAGCACATGCTCAAGCTGTCGAACCTGGGCGTGACGATTCTGCCGGCCTCGCCGGGTTTCTATCACCAACCGCAGACCATCGACGACTTGATCGACTTCGTCGTGGCGCGGATTCTCAATCTGCTCGGCATCCCGCAGGACATGCTGCCGCGTTGGGGCGAGCATCATCTGAGCAGCGATGATTAA
- the mpl gene encoding UDP-N-acetylmuramate:L-alanyl-gamma-D-glutamyl-meso-diaminopimelate ligase: MHIHILGICGTFMGSMAVLAKELGHHVTGSDANVYPPMSTQLEAQGIQLTQGYDPAQLDPAPDLVVIGNAMSRGNPAVEYVLNKGLPYVSGPQWLADHVLQGRWVLAVAGTHGKTTTSSMLAWVLEHAGMSPGFLIGGVPQNFSVSARLGDTPFFVIEADEYDSAFFDKRSKFVHYRPRTAILNNLEFDHADIFPDLPAIERQFHHLVRTIPSEGLVIHPTTEPALQRVIEMGCWTPVQTTGAGGQWQVKLLSEDGSAFEVMFEGVSQGTVEWELTGQHNVANALAALAAARHVGVVPSMGIAGLSAFKNVKRRMEKVAEVRGITIYDDFAHHPTAIATTLDGLRKRIGDAPLIAIIEPRSNSMKLGAHRDGLPDSVVDADQVIWYAPANLGWDLGATAALCTVPSIVSDSLEGIIERVKSQAQPGTHVVIMSNGGFGGLHGKLAEALQ; the protein is encoded by the coding sequence ATGCACATTCATATTCTGGGTATCTGCGGGACTTTCATGGGCTCGATGGCGGTATTGGCCAAAGAGCTGGGCCATCACGTCACCGGCTCCGACGCCAACGTCTATCCGCCGATGAGCACGCAGCTCGAGGCCCAGGGCATTCAGCTGACGCAGGGTTATGACCCGGCGCAACTCGATCCGGCGCCGGATCTGGTGGTGATCGGCAATGCCATGTCCCGTGGCAACCCGGCGGTGGAATATGTGTTGAACAAAGGCCTGCCGTACGTCTCCGGCCCGCAGTGGCTGGCTGACCACGTGCTGCAAGGTCGCTGGGTATTGGCCGTGGCCGGAACGCACGGCAAGACCACCACCAGCAGCATGCTCGCCTGGGTGCTGGAACACGCCGGCATGAGCCCGGGTTTCCTGATTGGCGGCGTGCCGCAGAATTTCTCGGTGTCGGCGCGCCTGGGCGACACGCCGTTCTTTGTCATCGAGGCTGACGAATACGACAGCGCTTTTTTCGACAAGCGCTCGAAATTCGTCCACTACCGTCCGCGCACCGCAATCCTCAACAACCTTGAATTCGATCACGCCGACATCTTCCCCGATTTGCCGGCGATCGAGCGCCAGTTCCACCACTTGGTCCGCACCATTCCGAGCGAAGGCCTGGTCATCCACCCGACCACCGAGCCGGCCTTGCAGCGCGTGATTGAAATGGGCTGCTGGACTCCGGTGCAGACCACCGGCGCCGGCGGTCAGTGGCAGGTCAAACTACTGAGCGAGGACGGTTCGGCGTTCGAAGTGATGTTCGAAGGCGTGTCGCAAGGCACCGTCGAGTGGGAATTGACCGGTCAGCACAACGTCGCCAACGCCTTGGCTGCCCTGGCTGCGGCGCGGCATGTTGGCGTGGTGCCATCGATGGGTATCGCCGGTTTGAGCGCGTTCAAAAACGTCAAACGGCGCATGGAGAAAGTCGCCGAGGTGCGCGGCATCACCATTTACGACGACTTCGCTCACCACCCGACCGCCATCGCCACCACGCTTGATGGCCTGCGCAAACGCATCGGCGACGCGCCACTGATCGCGATCATCGAGCCGCGCTCCAATTCGATGAAGCTCGGCGCCCACCGTGACGGTTTGCCGGACAGCGTGGTCGATGCCGATCAGGTGATCTGGTACGCCCCGGCCAACCTCGGCTGGGACCTCGGCGCCACCGCAGCGTTATGCACGGTGCCGTCAATCGTCAGTGATTCGCTGGAAGGCATCATCGAGCGCGTGAAGAGCCAGGCGCAGCCCGGTACTCACGTGGTGATCATGAGCAACGGCGGCTTCGGCGGCCTGCACGGCAAACTCGCCGAGGCGCTGCAATGA
- a CDS encoding YceK/YidQ family lipoprotein: protein MIKLLVIVLALQLGGCATARTLDAAKPGAPVVYAGTRLDLYALNGGCCAMDRFGAEAPSYPGVDLPASALLDTLLLPLSLLTVIGVGFQATGGL from the coding sequence ATGATTAAGCTGCTGGTCATCGTGTTGGCGCTGCAGCTGGGCGGATGTGCCACCGCGCGCACGCTGGATGCGGCGAAACCTGGCGCACCGGTGGTGTATGCCGGGACGCGTCTGGATTTGTATGCGTTGAATGGCGGCTGCTGTGCGATGGATCGGTTCGGTGCCGAGGCGCCGAGCTATCCGGGCGTGGATCTGCCGGCCAGCGCGTTGCTCGATACGCTGTTGTTGCCGTTGTCGTTGTTAACGGTAATTGGCGTGGGGTTCCAGGCGACTGGCGGGTTGTAA
- a CDS encoding LON peptidase substrate-binding domain-containing protein, which produces MSLPLFPLNTVLFPGCNLDLQIFEARYLDMIGRCMKQGVGFGVVCILEGSEVGVAPEGFAMVGCEARITDFQQQDNGLLGIRVQGGRRFNVLRTEVQRDQLILADVEWLDDEPEQPLQDEDADLVALLKALAEHPMVEALDMGIEAVGQQSLANQLAYLLPFAEEDKLDLLQLDDPQQRLDAIQALLDELQGELFA; this is translated from the coding sequence ATGAGTCTGCCGCTTTTTCCGCTGAACACGGTGCTGTTCCCCGGCTGCAACCTCGACTTGCAGATTTTCGAGGCGCGCTACCTCGACATGATCGGCCGCTGCATGAAGCAGGGTGTCGGCTTCGGGGTGGTGTGCATTCTTGAAGGCAGTGAAGTCGGCGTGGCGCCGGAGGGGTTCGCGATGGTGGGATGCGAGGCGCGGATCACCGATTTCCAGCAGCAGGACAACGGTCTGCTCGGCATCCGCGTGCAGGGCGGGCGACGCTTCAATGTGCTGCGCACCGAAGTGCAGCGCGATCAGTTGATTCTCGCCGATGTCGAGTGGCTCGACGACGAGCCCGAGCAACCGTTGCAGGATGAGGACGCCGATCTGGTGGCGCTGCTCAAGGCGCTGGCCGAGCACCCGATGGTCGAAGCGCTGGACATGGGCATCGAAGCCGTTGGGCAGCAGTCACTGGCCAATCAACTTGCCTATCTGTTGCCTTTTGCCGAAGAAGACAAGCTCGACCTGCTGCAACTCGATGACCCGCAGCAGCGGCTCGACGCAATCCAGGCGTTGCTGGATGAATTGCAGGGTGAGTTGTTTGCCTAG
- a CDS encoding calcium-binding protein → MSKLIAPSSHVANAPVLQVTLTDASANVHAPATSDLHHLPSPGITHDADASAKQTLKSLDKHFGPLRMGEVMASRVELQALGATVNGQPLSPLNADLKAADQSFIDALNFDSAKVEARLKSVDIPDSGVAAMLFYEIACKRSIDAGPLFVSDSPIETGSAMDRLNQLGKAAQKLDIHRIDSFENAPGWVNKHKSYLMSGAGVGLQAFGIYSGYMAMTDAIRKGDKLEAIFQGGSIAAELGSLVIEQGLTKTGQAMLTNGGHLFKYFPLTSVGKYMSRGAGMFASAITLPFDVIDAVKSFNAAAAATGKEAQDHYVSGALSVAGAGVSLVLGVAALAGFGSVAGPVGLAAAAILIAGSMIYQAARVVDDIDDYIELTALERLRSGWFAFTGQELDTQVMDRFKLSKGYSDHEKRLELSAKDMLEGAYKNSIEHVVNGAFRTELQSVELWRYVWDEGAGQKPFKLDTQAVVVGADDVIDASNGLPADLKKVSGSAGEGKGVFWRLGDGNDRVIGVKAQANLFTYREGHKALTGGDQNDAFYHEITAEELNRAAKPAHINLLDGGAGTDTVAFEGSRPTSDTRYVGHDIDLQSGKVALRSLDPAAQGIEVAHLTSFENVSTLRKGTSHVIGTDAANQISANGYDRISASGGNDTIAIFGTECEVNGGGGEDRYYIANTNARATIIEDGEHSSRVEFGWPRALIQRWQVTGTSLVITSLRGKDGSDPDHVLTLENVYQTIDRQRHLKNAQWLFRTQDGYELLALLPNQPGQALSQDIEVAVTVNGRPAQAPAIVNGGTLALDAQTLPGHFVARTPHRVEFVVGRSVAATENSVYLDFKDSEIVDSVISYDVEVRRGVSGNTHLTYKDICLTILLPSKVIAFKSLIRTIVAATGYGGRNSLKVTTPLLAQDLVLVMQDEVSYRLQVPQLDYEADAQAPGTRLVSSKSWLKRRNGAYPFTRPLVSEKPQLTERPSKVVIESRPHTGIYLLEGKSSTYDVHLASNCIVRLSTPGAAAKTSNASTWNLFTRTLAETVTRNDIQLDGNLLRIASVTVELPDIEDDTPVESISVVTSAGHIYEVSLLFEMLQLYVIDARRFASVAALQADIEQHRQRNELAARIYVTHIGYKPDTVGTVVYHSVRQYWGLTGDPQARINPQDLSIPAQGTPLQVG, encoded by the coding sequence GTGTCAAAACTCATCGCTCCCTCCTCGCATGTTGCCAACGCGCCAGTGCTTCAGGTCACGCTTACTGATGCCTCGGCCAATGTCCATGCGCCAGCCACGAGCGATCTCCATCACTTGCCTTCGCCAGGCATCACACACGACGCTGACGCGTCCGCGAAGCAGACACTCAAGTCTCTCGACAAGCACTTCGGGCCGTTGCGCATGGGTGAGGTCATGGCCTCTCGCGTCGAGTTGCAGGCATTGGGCGCGACGGTCAACGGTCAGCCCCTCAGTCCGCTGAACGCCGACCTGAAAGCTGCGGACCAAAGCTTCATCGATGCGCTCAATTTTGACTCGGCGAAGGTCGAAGCCCGTTTGAAGTCGGTCGATATCCCCGACAGTGGTGTAGCGGCGATGCTGTTCTATGAAATTGCCTGCAAGCGCTCCATCGATGCCGGGCCACTGTTCGTCAGCGACTCACCGATAGAAACCGGCAGCGCCATGGACCGTCTCAATCAATTGGGCAAGGCCGCGCAGAAACTGGATATCCATCGCATCGACTCGTTCGAAAATGCGCCGGGCTGGGTCAACAAGCACAAGAGCTATTTGATGAGCGGCGCCGGCGTTGGCCTGCAGGCTTTCGGAATTTACAGCGGCTACATGGCGATGACCGACGCGATCAGGAAAGGCGACAAACTGGAGGCGATCTTTCAAGGAGGATCCATTGCGGCCGAACTCGGTTCACTGGTCATTGAACAAGGATTGACCAAAACCGGCCAGGCGATGCTCACCAACGGCGGCCATCTCTTCAAATACTTCCCCCTAACCTCGGTCGGCAAATACATGAGCCGGGGCGCCGGCATGTTCGCCAGCGCGATCACCCTGCCGTTCGACGTCATTGATGCGGTCAAGTCGTTCAACGCTGCCGCCGCTGCCACCGGCAAGGAGGCGCAGGATCATTACGTCAGTGGCGCCTTGAGTGTGGCGGGCGCGGGCGTCAGTCTGGTGCTGGGCGTCGCCGCACTGGCCGGTTTCGGCAGTGTCGCCGGGCCGGTGGGTCTCGCGGCGGCGGCAATCCTGATCGCCGGCTCGATGATTTATCAGGCTGCGCGGGTCGTTGACGATATCGATGACTACATCGAGCTGACCGCCCTGGAACGCCTGCGCTCAGGCTGGTTCGCTTTCACCGGTCAGGAGCTTGATACCCAGGTGATGGATCGCTTCAAGCTGAGCAAAGGCTATAGCGATCATGAGAAACGGCTCGAGCTGTCGGCGAAGGACATGCTTGAAGGCGCCTACAAGAATTCCATCGAACACGTGGTCAACGGTGCCTTCCGCACCGAGCTGCAGTCCGTCGAGTTGTGGCGCTACGTCTGGGACGAAGGAGCCGGGCAGAAGCCGTTCAAACTTGACACCCAGGCGGTGGTCGTCGGCGCAGACGATGTGATCGATGCCAGCAATGGCTTGCCGGCAGACCTCAAAAAAGTCAGCGGCAGCGCCGGCGAAGGCAAAGGGGTTTTCTGGCGTCTGGGCGATGGCAATGATCGGGTCATTGGCGTCAAGGCCCAGGCCAACCTGTTCACCTATCGCGAAGGGCACAAAGCATTGACCGGTGGTGACCAGAACGATGCCTTCTATCACGAAATCACGGCTGAGGAACTGAATCGCGCGGCCAAGCCTGCCCATATCAACCTGCTGGATGGCGGCGCCGGCACCGACACGGTGGCGTTCGAAGGCAGTCGTCCGACCAGCGACACCCGCTACGTTGGCCATGACATCGATCTGCAGTCCGGCAAAGTCGCGCTACGCAGCCTGGATCCGGCGGCCCAAGGCATCGAAGTTGCGCACCTGACTTCGTTCGAGAACGTTTCGACGCTGCGCAAAGGCACCAGCCACGTCATCGGCACTGACGCGGCCAACCAGATTTCCGCCAATGGCTACGACCGCATCAGCGCCAGTGGCGGCAACGACACCATCGCCATATTCGGCACCGAATGCGAAGTGAATGGCGGCGGCGGTGAAGACCGTTATTACATCGCCAATACCAACGCCCGCGCGACGATCATCGAAGACGGTGAGCACTCGAGCCGCGTCGAGTTCGGCTGGCCAAGAGCGCTCATTCAACGCTGGCAAGTCACCGGCACTTCACTGGTGATCACCTCGTTGCGCGGCAAGGATGGCAGCGATCCCGATCATGTGCTGACCCTGGAAAACGTCTACCAGACGATCGACCGCCAGCGCCATCTGAAGAATGCACAATGGCTGTTCCGCACCCAGGACGGTTATGAACTGCTGGCCCTGCTGCCCAATCAGCCAGGTCAAGCGCTGAGTCAGGATATCGAGGTCGCCGTCACCGTCAACGGTCGCCCGGCCCAGGCCCCGGCGATAGTGAATGGCGGCACGCTAGCGCTGGACGCTCAGACACTGCCTGGACACTTCGTGGCACGCACGCCGCACAGGGTCGAATTCGTTGTCGGGCGCAGCGTCGCTGCCACTGAGAACAGTGTTTACCTGGATTTCAAAGACAGTGAAATCGTCGACTCAGTGATCAGTTATGACGTCGAAGTTCGCCGGGGCGTGTCGGGCAATACGCACCTGACCTACAAGGATATCTGCCTGACGATACTGCTGCCGTCCAAAGTGATTGCGTTCAAGAGCCTGATCCGGACGATCGTCGCCGCTACCGGTTACGGCGGCCGAAACAGTCTGAAGGTGACCACGCCGCTGCTGGCGCAGGATCTGGTGCTGGTCATGCAGGACGAAGTCTCATACCGCCTGCAGGTGCCGCAGCTTGATTATGAAGCCGACGCGCAAGCCCCCGGCACCCGACTGGTCAGTAGCAAAAGCTGGCTGAAACGGCGCAATGGCGCGTACCCGTTCACCCGCCCACTGGTCAGCGAAAAACCGCAGCTGACCGAGCGGCCCAGCAAAGTGGTAATCGAATCCAGGCCACACACAGGGATTTATCTGCTTGAAGGCAAAAGCTCTACCTACGACGTTCATCTGGCCAGCAACTGCATCGTGCGTCTTTCTACCCCGGGGGCGGCGGCGAAAACCTCCAATGCGTCCACCTGGAATCTGTTCACCCGAACGCTGGCCGAAACCGTCACGCGCAACGATATCCAGCTCGACGGCAACCTCCTGCGCATTGCCAGCGTCACCGTCGAGCTGCCGGATATCGAGGATGACACGCCTGTGGAATCCATCAGCGTGGTGACTTCCGCCGGCCATATCTATGAAGTCTCATTGCTGTTCGAGATGTTGCAGTTGTATGTCATCGATGCCCGCCGCTTCGCCAGTGTCGCGGCCCTGCAGGCCGACATCGAACAACACCGCCAGCGCAACGAACTGGCGGCACGGATCTACGTGACCCACATCGGTTACAAGCCCGATACCGTCGGTACGGTGGTTTACCACTCGGTGCGTCAGTACTGGGGACTGACTGGCGATCCGCAGGCGCGAATCAATCCGCAGGATTTGAGCATCCCCGCCCAGGGGACACCGCTGCAGGTCGGGTGA
- a CDS encoding LrgB family protein: MLFDWQGAWASVIHHPLFGIGITLGAYQLVLAAFEKTRWIFLQPVLVSMLLVIGVLVGCGLTYAEYRKSTEILSILLGPATVALAVPLYLNLRRIRQLFWPIFTTLVIGGVVATGMGVALGWWFGADHMILMTMAPKSVTSPIAMLVAEQIGGVAALAAVFVLITGVIGAIFGPALLTRLGVHSPEARGMALGMTAHAVGTAVAMQENDECGAFAALAMSLMGVATAVFLPLAVSMVV, encoded by the coding sequence ATGCTGTTCGACTGGCAAGGCGCGTGGGCCTCGGTGATCCATCATCCGTTGTTCGGCATCGGCATCACCCTCGGTGCCTATCAACTGGTGCTGGCGGCGTTCGAGAAAACCCGCTGGATCTTTCTGCAACCGGTGCTGGTCTCCATGTTGTTGGTGATCGGTGTGCTGGTCGGCTGCGGCCTGACTTACGCGGAGTACCGCAAGAGCACCGAGATCCTCAGCATTCTGCTCGGCCCGGCAACCGTCGCGCTGGCGGTGCCGCTCTACTTGAATCTGCGCCGCATCCGCCAATTGTTCTGGCCGATTTTTACTACGCTGGTGATAGGCGGAGTAGTGGCAACGGGCATGGGCGTGGCGCTGGGCTGGTGGTTCGGCGCCGATCACATGATCCTGATGACCATGGCGCCGAAGTCGGTGACTTCGCCGATCGCCATGCTGGTCGCCGAGCAGATCGGCGGTGTGGCGGCGCTGGCCGCGGTGTTCGTGCTGATCACCGGGGTGATCGGCGCAATCTTCGGCCCGGCATTGCTGACCCGGCTCGGCGTGCACAGCCCCGAGGCGCGTGGCATGGCCCTGGGCATGACCGCCCATGCGGTCGGCACGGCGGTGGCGATGCAGGAAAACGATGAGTGCGGCGCCTTCGCCGCGCTGGCGATGAGTCTGATGGGCGTGGCCACGGCGGTGTTCCTGCCGTTGGCGGTGTCGATGGTGGTGTAA
- a CDS encoding CidA/LrgA family protein: MLLRGLTMLVLFQLLGTALNHLLLPILPGPIIGLLLLLVFLIIRGEVGEPLNQAAGSLLRYLPLLLVPPAVGVMVYATAIAADFWAIVGALVVSLILSMAFAGVLMQRLVKRHAPPAEES; the protein is encoded by the coding sequence ATGTTGCTACGTGGCCTGACCATGCTGGTGTTGTTTCAATTGCTCGGGACAGCGCTCAATCACTTGCTGTTGCCGATATTGCCGGGGCCGATCATCGGGCTGCTGCTGTTGCTGGTGTTCCTGATCATTCGCGGTGAGGTGGGCGAGCCGTTGAATCAGGCGGCGGGCAGTCTGCTGCGCTATCTGCCGTTGCTGCTGGTGCCGCCGGCGGTGGGCGTGATGGTCTATGCCACGGCGATTGCCGCTGATTTCTGGGCGATCGTCGGCGCGCTGGTGGTCTCGCTGATCCTGTCGATGGCCTTTGCCGGCGTGCTGATGCAACGTCTGGTCAAACGTCACGCGCCGCCGGCGGAGGAGTCCTGA
- a CDS encoding oxidoreductase, translating to MYLTPQHVLLAGATGLTGEHLLDRLLNEPTISRVLAPSRRPLAEHPHLENPVGDPQTFLPQLSGRVDIAYCCLGTTIKQAGSEEAFRAVDLDMVVAFAKRAREMGARHLIVISAIGADPNSSVFYNRVKGEMEQALRAQDWPQLTICRPSLLLGERIEPRLAEQLAGPLSKLIPGKYHGIEACQLARAMWRLALEEQDGVRVIESDELRKLGK from the coding sequence ATGTACTTGACGCCTCAGCACGTATTACTTGCCGGAGCCACCGGATTGACCGGTGAACATCTGCTCGACCGTTTGCTCAACGAGCCAACGATATCCCGTGTCCTCGCCCCTTCACGCCGGCCGCTGGCCGAGCATCCGCATCTGGAAAACCCGGTTGGCGATCCACAAACCTTTCTGCCGCAACTCAGTGGCCGGGTCGACATCGCCTACTGCTGCCTCGGCACCACGATCAAGCAGGCCGGCTCCGAAGAAGCCTTTCGCGCGGTGGATCTGGACATGGTCGTGGCGTTTGCCAAACGCGCGCGGGAGATGGGCGCGCGGCACCTGATCGTGATCAGCGCAATCGGCGCCGATCCGAATTCCTCGGTGTTCTACAACCGCGTCAAAGGCGAGATGGAACAGGCCCTGCGCGCGCAGGACTGGCCGCAATTGACCATCTGCCGACCTTCGCTGCTGCTGGGCGAGCGCATTGAACCGCGTCTGGCCGAGCAACTGGCCGGGCCGTTGTCGAAGCTGATTCCGGGGAAATACCACGGCATCGAGGCATGCCAGTTGGCACGGGCGATGTGGCGCCTGGCGCTGGAAGAACAGGATGGGGTGCGGGTGATCGAGTCGGATGAATTGAGGAAGCTCGGCAAATAA